The Henckelia pumila isolate YLH828 chromosome 2, ASM3356847v2, whole genome shotgun sequence genome includes a window with the following:
- the LOC140878705 gene encoding uncharacterized protein produces the protein MDSSYVSNSFLKPPILDGANYALWKHRMRYTIKAMDVRAWQSILTGWTPPTTQDDDGDYIIKREENWTNEETLSSSYNAKALNAILATVDMRMYGIISDCTIVKDAWDALQEHCEGTDSVRRTRLRLLNAKFERIRMDENETIAEYDKKT, from the coding sequence atggactcatcaTATGTTTCGAATTCGTTTCTCAAACCTCCAATTCTTGATGGAGCTAATTACGCACTTTGGAAGCATAGAATGAGATATACTATTAAAGCTatggatgttcgtgcttggcaaagtattctgactggttggactcctccaacAACGCAAGATGACGACGGAGACTATATCATCAAGAGAGAAGAAAATTGGACTAACGAGGAAACACTAAGctcaagctacaatgctaagGCACTCAATGCAATCCTTGCAACTGTGGATATGAGGATGTATGGGATCATATCTGACTGCACTATTGTTAAGGATGCAtgggatgctcttcaagaacactgcgAAGGGACTGATagtgtgagaagaacaagactGAGATTGTTAAACGCTAAATTTGAGAGaatcaggatggatgagaatgagactatTGCTGAGTATGATAAAaaaacttag